Part of the Pedobacter roseus genome is shown below.
CCTGGCAACAATTAACAGCCAACATTAAGAAATAAAACATACCCTTCTAGATATTTATTTAAACCTTATACCAAATTCCCTCTGAGCCTTTCAACAAATTAAAATTGGACTTTTCAACAAAGCACAATTTACTTTTAAAATCGATCTTTGTCTTTTATAATCAGGTAATCAAAAAATAATTTGTTTTAACCTGATAAAAGCCGTAATTGTATATTAATTAGTCGGTAACCAATTTACATCATCAAATGAAGGTAATTATCACAGGAGCCACCGGAATGGTTGGCGAAGGGGTTTTGTTCGAATGTTTAGAAAACCCGGTTGTAAAAGAAGTATTGATTGTAAACCGCAGGCATTACGATTTTCAGCACCCTAAATTAAAAGAGTTAATTGTTAAGGACTTTACCAAACTGGAAACTTTTGAAAACCGGTTAGCAGCTTACGATGCCTGTTTTTATTGTGCGGGAATCAGTTCTGTAGGCATGAACGAAGAAAAATACAACTACATCACTTACGAAACCACCATGGCATTTGCCGAACAATTGATAAAATGGAACCCGGGTATGGTTTTCAACTTTGTCTCTGGCGGACATACGGATAGTACCGAAAAAGGGAAAATTATGTGGGCGCGCATAAAAGGCAAAACCGAAAATGCCTTAATGAAACTACCATTTAAAGCGCAGTACAATTTC
Proteins encoded:
- a CDS encoding NAD-dependent epimerase/dehydratase family protein; translated protein: MKVIITGATGMVGEGVLFECLENPVVKEVLIVNRRHYDFQHPKLKELIVKDFTKLETFENRLAAYDACFYCAGISSVGMNEEKYNYITYETTMAFAEQLIKWNPGMVFNFVSGGHTDSTEKGKIMWARIKGKTENALMKLPFKAQYNFRPGFMKPFKAQKNVKALFKPVIWLFPILLPKISLTLKQVGQAMINAVQKGYQKQVLEIADIKILAAK